In one Pseudomonas fitomaticsae genomic region, the following are encoded:
- the mlaD gene encoding outer membrane lipid asymmetry maintenance protein MlaD — translation MQNRTLEIGVGLFLLAGILALLLLALRVSGLSPTSTTDTYKLYAYFDNIAGLTVRAKVTMAGVTIGKVTAIDLDRDSFTGRVTLQVDKSVDNLPTDSTASILTAGLLGEKYIGISVGGEDTRLKDGGTIHDTQSSLVLEDLIGKFLLNTVSKDAK, via the coding sequence ATGCAAAACCGCACCCTGGAAATCGGTGTCGGCCTGTTCCTGCTGGCAGGGATCCTGGCTTTGCTGCTGCTTGCTCTGCGGGTCAGTGGCCTGTCTCCGACTTCGACCACCGATACCTACAAACTTTACGCGTATTTCGACAATATCGCCGGTCTGACGGTCAGAGCCAAAGTGACCATGGCCGGTGTGACCATCGGCAAGGTCACCGCGATCGATCTGGACCGCGACAGCTTCACCGGTCGGGTGACCCTGCAAGTGGATAAAAGCGTCGACAACCTGCCGACCGACTCCACAGCATCTATCCTGACAGCGGGTCTGCTGGGCGAGAAATACATCGGCATCAGCGTGGGCGGGGAAGACACCCGCCTGAAGGATGGTGGAACCATTCACGACACGCAGTCGTCTCTGGTACTGGAAGACCTGATCGGTAAATTCCTGCTCAATACCGTTAGCAAAGACGCCAAATGA
- a CDS encoding MlaC/ttg2D family ABC transporter substrate-binding protein translates to MISTLRRGLLVLLAALPLVANAVAAPSAHDLVQDTTNRMLADLAANKEKYKQDPADFYTALNTIVGPVVDAEGISKSIMTVKYSRKATPAQMKTFEENFKRGLFQFYGNALLEYNNQGITVDPAKDESGDRTSVGMTVRGSNGAIYPVSYTLEKINGEWKLRNVIINGINIGKLFRDQFADAMQRNGNDLDKTINGWAGEVAKAKQSAEQNEKPAQ, encoded by the coding sequence ATGATCTCTACCTTGCGACGTGGCCTGTTGGTGTTGCTTGCGGCGCTGCCGCTGGTGGCCAACGCCGTGGCGGCGCCTTCGGCGCATGACCTGGTTCAGGACACCACTAACCGGATGCTGGCTGATCTGGCCGCCAACAAAGAGAAGTACAAGCAGGATCCGGCTGACTTCTACACCGCGTTGAACACCATCGTCGGGCCGGTCGTGGATGCCGAGGGCATTTCCAAGAGCATCATGACGGTCAAGTATTCGCGCAAGGCAACCCCGGCGCAGATGAAGACCTTCGAGGAAAACTTCAAGCGCGGCCTGTTCCAGTTCTACGGCAACGCGCTGCTCGAGTACAACAACCAGGGCATCACCGTCGATCCGGCCAAGGACGAGTCGGGCGACCGCACCAGTGTCGGCATGACCGTCCGGGGCAGCAACGGCGCGATCTATCCGGTTTCCTACACGCTGGAGAAGATCAACGGCGAGTGGAAACTGCGTAACGTGATCATCAACGGCATCAATATCGGCAAGCTGTTCCGTGACCAGTTCGCAGACGCAATGCAGCGCAATGGCAATGATCTGGACAAGACCATCAATGGCTGGGCCGGGGAAGTCGCCAAGGCCAAGCAGTCGGCCGAGCAGAACGAGAAACCAGCCCAATGA
- a CDS encoding STAS domain-containing protein produces the protein MTESAIRLDEASELQLSGVLDYRTGPDLREQGRALIKSCNAPALVIDCSAVEKSSSVGLSLLLCFIRDAKAAGKAVSIRGMPEDMREIAQVSELTELLAQP, from the coding sequence ATGACCGAGTCGGCCATTCGTCTGGACGAAGCCAGCGAGCTGCAACTCAGCGGTGTGCTGGATTACCGCACCGGCCCTGACCTGCGCGAGCAGGGGCGGGCGCTGATCAAGTCGTGCAATGCCCCGGCATTGGTGATCGATTGTTCGGCGGTGGAGAAGTCCAGCAGCGTCGGTCTGTCGCTGCTGTTGTGCTTCATTCGCGATGCAAAGGCGGCCGGCAAGGCGGTCAGCATCCGCGGGATGCCCGAAGACATGCGCGAAATTGCTCAGGTCAGCGAACTGACCGAGCTGTTGGCGCAACCCTGA
- a CDS encoding BolA family protein, giving the protein MQAVEVKSFLEGKLPGTLVEVEGEGCNFQLNVISDELAALSPVKRQQSIYAHLNPWIADGSIHAVTMKFFSSAAWAERT; this is encoded by the coding sequence ATGCAGGCCGTAGAAGTGAAGAGCTTCCTTGAAGGAAAGCTGCCAGGAACGCTGGTGGAAGTTGAAGGCGAAGGCTGCAACTTTCAGCTGAACGTGATTAGTGATGAACTGGCGGCGTTGAGCCCGGTCAAGCGTCAGCAAAGCATCTATGCCCATTTGAACCCTTGGATCGCCGATGGCAGCATCCACGCGGTCACTATGAAATTTTTCAGCAGCGCGGCCTGGGCCGAGCGCACCTGA
- the murA gene encoding UDP-N-acetylglucosamine 1-carboxyvinyltransferase: MDKLIITGGARLDGEIRISGAKNSALPILAATLLCDGPVTVGNLPHLHDITTMIELFGRMGIEPVIDEKLSVEIDPRTIKTLIAPYELVKTMRASILVLGPMVARFGEAEVALPGGCAIGSRPVDLHIRGLEAMGAVIDVEGGYIKAKAPEGGLRGAHFFFDTVSVTGTENIMMAAALAKGRSVLQNAAREPEVVDLANFLNAMGAKVSGAGTDTITIDGVERLGSAFYKVMPDRIETGTYLVAAAVTGGRVKVKDTDPTILEAVLEKLRESGAEITTGEDWIELNMHGKRPKAVNVRTAPYPAFPTDMQAQFISLNAIAEGTGAVIETIFENRFMHVYELHRMGAHIQVEGNTAIVTGIETLKGAPVMATDLRASASLVISALVAQGDTLIDRIYHIDRGYECIEEKLQMLGAKIRRVPG; the protein is encoded by the coding sequence ATGGATAAATTGATTATTACCGGTGGCGCTCGTCTTGATGGCGAGATCCGCATCTCCGGGGCGAAGAACTCCGCCCTGCCGATCCTGGCCGCCACCCTGCTGTGCGATGGCCCGGTTACCGTTGGCAACCTGCCGCACCTGCACGACATCACCACCATGATCGAGCTGTTCGGTCGCATGGGCATCGAGCCGGTGATCGACGAGAAGCTCAGCGTCGAAATCGACCCGCGCACCATCAAGACCCTGATCGCTCCGTACGAACTGGTGAAAACCATGCGTGCGTCGATCCTGGTGCTGGGTCCGATGGTTGCACGTTTCGGTGAAGCCGAAGTCGCACTGCCTGGCGGTTGCGCCATCGGTTCGCGTCCGGTCGACCTGCACATCCGTGGCCTGGAAGCCATGGGCGCGGTCATCGACGTCGAAGGCGGCTACATCAAGGCCAAGGCACCTGAAGGCGGCCTGCGCGGCGCGCACTTCTTCTTCGATACCGTCAGCGTGACCGGTACCGAGAACATCATGATGGCTGCCGCTCTGGCCAAGGGCCGCAGCGTGTTGCAGAACGCCGCCCGTGAACCTGAAGTGGTCGACCTGGCTAACTTCCTGAACGCCATGGGTGCCAAGGTTTCCGGTGCCGGCACCGACACCATCACCATCGATGGCGTCGAGCGTCTGGGTTCGGCTTTCTACAAGGTCATGCCTGACCGTATCGAAACCGGCACCTACCTGGTGGCCGCTGCGGTAACCGGCGGCCGCGTGAAGGTCAAGGACACCGATCCGACCATCCTCGAAGCCGTTCTGGAAAAACTCCGTGAATCCGGCGCAGAAATCACCACCGGTGAAGACTGGATCGAGCTGAACATGCACGGCAAGCGCCCGAAAGCGGTCAACGTGCGCACCGCGCCGTACCCGGCGTTCCCGACCGACATGCAGGCGCAGTTCATCTCGCTCAACGCCATTGCCGAAGGCACTGGTGCGGTCATCGAGACGATCTTCGAAAACCGTTTCATGCACGTGTACGAACTGCACCGCATGGGCGCGCACATCCAGGTCGAAGGCAACACCGCCATCGTGACCGGCATCGAAACACTCAAGGGCGCGCCAGTGATGGCAACCGACCTGCGTGCTTCGGCGAGCCTGGTGATTTCGGCACTGGTGGCACAGGGCGATACCCTGATCGACCGCATCTACCACATCGACCGTGGTTACGAGTGCATCGAGGAAAAACTGCAGATGCTGGGCGCCAAGATCCGTCGCGTTCCGGGCTAA
- the hisG gene encoding ATP phosphoribosyltransferase — translation MLTIALSKGRILDDTLPLLAEAGIVPTENPDKSRKLIIPTTQEDVRLLIVRATDVPTYVEHGAADLGVAGKDVLMEYTGQGLYEPLDLQIAQCKLMTAGKVGAVEPKGRLRVATKFVNVAKRYYAEQGRQVDIIKLYGSMELAPLIGLADKIIDVVDTGNTLRANGLEPQELIATISSRLVVNKASMKMQHARIQALIDTLRKAVESRHRG, via the coding sequence ATGTTGACCATCGCACTGTCCAAGGGCCGCATCCTTGACGACACCCTGCCGCTTCTCGCCGAAGCGGGCATCGTGCCGACCGAGAATCCGGACAAGAGCCGCAAGCTGATCATCCCTACGACCCAGGAAGACGTTCGCCTGTTGATCGTGCGGGCCACTGACGTGCCGACCTATGTCGAGCATGGCGCGGCCGACCTCGGCGTTGCCGGTAAAGACGTGCTGATGGAATACACAGGGCAAGGCCTGTACGAGCCGCTGGACCTGCAGATTGCCCAGTGCAAGCTGATGACCGCCGGCAAGGTCGGCGCGGTGGAGCCCAAGGGCCGCCTGCGCGTCGCCACCAAGTTCGTCAACGTCGCCAAGCGTTACTACGCCGAGCAGGGCCGTCAGGTCGACATCATCAAGCTGTACGGCTCGATGGAACTGGCACCGCTGATCGGTCTGGCCGACAAGATCATTGACGTGGTCGACACCGGCAACACCCTGCGTGCCAACGGTCTGGAACCCCAGGAACTGATCGCCACGATCAGCTCGCGTCTGGTGGTCAATAAAGCTTCGATGAAAATGCAACACGCCCGAATCCAGGCGTTGATCGACACCCTGCGCAAGGCAGTGGAGTCTCGACACCGCGGCTGA
- the hisD gene encoding histidinol dehydrogenase: MTAPTAIRRLNAADPDFAHHLDHLLSWESVSDDSVNQRVLDIIKAVRERGDAALVEFTQKFDGLEVASMADLILPRERLELALTRITVAQREALEKAAARVRSYHEKQKQDSWSYTEADGTVLGQKVTPLDRAGLYVPGGKASYPSSVLMNAIPAKVAGVTEVVMVVPTPRGEVNELVLAAACIAGVDRVFTIGGAQAVAALAYGTESVPQVDKVVGPGNIYVATAKRHVFGQVGIDMIAGPSEILVVCDGQTDPDWIAMDLFSQAEHDEDAQAILVSPDAEFLDKVAASIDKLLPTMDRATIIETSINGRGALIHVRDMAQAIEVANRIAPEHLELSVADPQAWLPQIRHAGAIFMGRHTSEALGDYCAGPNHVLPTSGTARFSSPLGVYDFQKRSSIIFCSEAGASELGKTASILARGESLSAHARSAEYRIKDDVKGN, from the coding sequence ATGACCGCACCGACTGCAATTCGCCGACTCAACGCTGCTGACCCGGATTTCGCGCATCATCTGGATCATCTGCTGAGCTGGGAAAGTGTGTCTGACGACTCGGTCAATCAGCGCGTGCTGGACATCATCAAGGCTGTGCGCGAGCGCGGTGACGCGGCGCTGGTCGAGTTCACCCAGAAATTCGACGGCCTCGAAGTCGCCTCGATGGCGGACCTGATCCTGCCGCGCGAGCGTCTGGAACTGGCCCTGACCCGCATCACCGTGGCGCAACGCGAAGCGCTGGAAAAAGCCGCCGCCCGCGTGCGCAGCTACCACGAAAAACAGAAGCAGGACTCCTGGAGCTACACCGAAGCCGACGGCACGGTGCTGGGCCAGAAAGTCACGCCACTGGATCGCGCCGGTCTGTACGTGCCGGGCGGCAAGGCGTCGTACCCGTCGTCGGTATTGATGAACGCGATTCCGGCCAAGGTCGCTGGCGTGACTGAAGTGGTCATGGTGGTGCCGACCCCGCGCGGTGAGGTCAACGAGCTGGTGCTGGCGGCGGCGTGCATCGCCGGCGTCGACCGGGTGTTCACCATCGGTGGCGCACAAGCCGTTGCCGCGTTGGCCTATGGCACCGAAAGCGTGCCGCAGGTGGACAAGGTCGTCGGTCCGGGCAACATCTATGTCGCCACCGCCAAGCGTCACGTGTTCGGTCAGGTCGGCATCGACATGATCGCCGGCCCGTCGGAAATCCTCGTAGTGTGCGACGGCCAGACCGATCCGGACTGGATCGCCATGGACCTGTTCTCCCAGGCCGAGCACGACGAAGACGCCCAGGCGATTCTGGTCAGCCCGGACGCCGAGTTCCTCGACAAGGTCGCCGCGAGCATCGACAAATTGCTGCCAACCATGGATCGCGCCACCATCATCGAAACTTCGATCAACGGCCGTGGTGCCCTGATTCACGTGCGCGACATGGCCCAGGCCATCGAAGTCGCCAACCGTATCGCACCGGAACACCTTGAACTGTCGGTTGCCGACCCGCAGGCCTGGTTGCCGCAGATTCGCCACGCCGGCGCGATCTTCATGGGCCGTCACACTTCCGAAGCGCTGGGCGACTACTGCGCCGGTCCGAACCACGTGCTGCCGACGTCCGGCACCGCGCGTTTCTCCTCGCCGCTGGGCGTGTATGACTTCCAGAAGCGCTCGTCGATCATCTTCTGCTCCGAGGCCGGTGCTTCCGAACTCGGCAAGACTGCATCGATCCTGGCCCGTGGCGAATCGCTGAGCGCCCACGCGCGCAGCGCCGAATACCGCATCAAAGACGACGTGAAGGGGAACTGA
- the hisC gene encoding histidinol-phosphate transaminase, producing the protein MSKFWSPFVKDLVPYVPGEQPKLTRLVKLNTNENPYGPSPKALAAMQTELNDNLRLYPDPNSDLLKNAVARYYGVQSNQVFLGNGSDEVLAHIFHGLLQHDQPILFPDISYSFYPVYCGLYGIKFDAVPLDAQFQINPADYAKPNGGIIFPNPNAPTGCLLALEAVEQILKASPDSVVVVDEAYIDFGGETAISLVDRYPNLLVTQTLSKSRSLAGLRVGLAVGHPDLIEALERIKNSFNSYPIDRMANVGAAAAFEDREYFDKTCALVIESREWVVAQLQAKGFEVLPSAANFIFARHPQHDAAGLAAKLREQGVIVRHFKQERIAQFLRISIGTPEQNQALIDGLGEL; encoded by the coding sequence ATGAGTAAATTCTGGAGCCCGTTCGTCAAGGATCTGGTGCCTTACGTGCCGGGCGAGCAGCCGAAGCTGACCCGCCTGGTCAAGCTCAATACCAACGAAAACCCGTACGGCCCGTCACCAAAAGCACTGGCGGCGATGCAGACCGAACTCAACGACAACCTGCGCCTGTACCCGGACCCGAACAGCGATCTGCTGAAAAACGCCGTCGCCAGGTACTACGGCGTACAAAGCAATCAGGTGTTCCTCGGCAACGGTTCGGACGAAGTGCTGGCGCACATCTTCCACGGTCTGCTGCAACACGATCAACCGATCCTGTTCCCGGACATCAGCTACAGCTTTTATCCGGTCTACTGCGGCCTTTACGGCATCAAGTTCGATGCGGTGCCGCTGGATGCGCAGTTCCAGATCAACCCGGCGGACTACGCCAAGCCGAACGGCGGGATCATCTTCCCTAACCCGAACGCACCAACCGGTTGCCTGCTGGCGCTGGAAGCGGTCGAGCAGATTCTCAAGGCCAGCCCGGATTCGGTGGTGGTCGTCGACGAAGCCTACATCGACTTCGGCGGCGAAACCGCGATCAGTCTGGTGGACCGTTATCCGAACCTGCTGGTGACCCAGACCCTGTCCAAGTCCCGTTCACTGGCGGGCCTGCGGGTCGGTCTGGCGGTCGGCCATCCGGACCTGATCGAGGCGCTGGAGCGGATCAAGAACAGCTTCAACTCCTACCCGATCGATCGCATGGCCAATGTCGGCGCGGCGGCGGCGTTCGAGGATCGCGAGTACTTCGACAAGACCTGCGCACTGGTCATCGAGAGCCGCGAATGGGTGGTTGCGCAGTTGCAGGCCAAGGGCTTCGAAGTGCTGCCATCGGCCGCGAATTTCATCTTCGCCCGGCATCCGCAACACGATGCGGCAGGGCTGGCGGCCAAACTGCGTGAACAGGGCGTGATCGTGCGCCACTTCAAGCAGGAGCGGATTGCCCAGTTCCTGCGGATCTCGATCGGCACGCCGGAGCAGAATCAGGCGTTGATCGACGGTCTCGGCGAGCTCTGA
- a CDS encoding DUF4198 domain-containing protein, translating into MHYGKSLLLIAALFATHASAHGLWTEQRRGNIEVVYGHGAEDNAFKAQKVSGAWAFDTSGKMIPVSVQRLADHARLQPLKPPAVMAVALNNGMWSQTADKKWINEGRSKVQGAIESTETFKYSLAIYQPGAKLPRLDQIKLLILPEVDPLTVGPGKSLPVRVLLDGKPAAGVKLIGDYRSAPNTLSTETDKDGRAQVLVRNEGLNVIAAQVEVPVKDSAEVSSRGLFSSLTFLGEPHHE; encoded by the coding sequence ATGCATTACGGCAAATCCCTGCTGCTCATCGCCGCGCTGTTCGCCACTCACGCCTCGGCCCACGGTTTGTGGACCGAACAACGACGCGGCAATATCGAAGTCGTCTACGGCCACGGTGCCGAGGACAATGCGTTCAAAGCACAAAAAGTCAGCGGGGCGTGGGCCTTTGACACGAGCGGCAAGATGATTCCCGTCAGTGTGCAGCGCCTGGCGGATCACGCCCGCCTGCAACCGTTGAAACCGCCGGCGGTGATGGCCGTGGCCCTGAACAATGGCATGTGGTCGCAAACCGCCGACAAGAAATGGATCAACGAGGGACGCAGCAAAGTCCAGGGCGCCATCGAGTCGACCGAGACCTTTAAATACAGCCTGGCGATTTATCAGCCGGGAGCGAAGCTGCCCAGACTGGATCAGATCAAATTGTTGATCCTGCCAGAGGTCGACCCACTGACCGTCGGGCCGGGGAAATCATTGCCGGTGCGGGTGTTGCTGGATGGCAAACCGGCAGCGGGCGTGAAGTTGATCGGTGACTACCGCAGCGCGCCGAATACCTTGAGCACTGAAACCGACAAGGACGGCCGCGCTCAGGTGCTGGTGCGTAATGAGGGATTGAATGTGATTGCGGCGCAGGTGGAAGTGCCGGTGAAGGACAGTGCGGAAGTGAGCAGTCGGGGGTTGTTCAGTTCGTTGACGTTCCTGGGCGAACCGCATCACGAATAA
- a CDS encoding TonB-dependent siderophore receptor translates to MSSRKKASLLGLTLGLLGDPAFADEPQTLELDTISVTSDYESPTGPIKGYRATRSSSATKTDTAIRDIPQAINVVPASVLKDLGSTSVERALDFAGGVSKQNNFGGLTLYEYSVRGFTTSEFYQDGFSANRGYPSTPDAANIERIEVLKGPAASLYGRGDPGGTVNIVTKKPQPEAFTTLQTSAGSWDRYRTALDVNTPLDDQGDVLSRINLAVEDNNSFRDHVDSKRVFVAPSFSWQLNPDTSLLVESEFVRHSSTFDRGIVAPNNKWSGVSRSTFLGEPNDGNIDNHNNRLQATLEHHLNDAWKLRLASHYKEGKLWGFASENRPLNADGHTVNRRYRERDTNWHDSITQLELRGLFDVGTWQHELLIGSEYENFRKNERVTTIAGGPYAIDIYNPVYGQPKPNGARSGTDFFEHVESHALNLQDQIVFSEKLRGMIGARFEHFEQNIDDHSRNSTSRQTHDALTQRAGLLYQLTPDTGLFANASTSFKPNNGLDAAGKSFDPEEGVGYEIGIKNELFDERLSSTLAFFHIDKENVLALDPGTDTSRAMGKARSRGFDLQVTGQVTDAVRVIGAFAWIDAEVTKGDAAIPAGSRILGVAKRSGSLLGVYEFQDGRLRGSDIGAAFTYVGDRSGESGSDFELPAYHTVDLLAHYKASDTVTVGLNLNNLFDEKYYERSYSNYWVNPGEPRNFTVSLTLNL, encoded by the coding sequence ATGTCGTCTCGAAAAAAGGCCTCGCTCCTCGGCCTGACCCTTGGCTTGCTGGGCGATCCCGCGTTTGCCGATGAACCGCAAACACTTGAACTCGACACCATCAGCGTCACCTCCGATTACGAATCCCCTACCGGCCCGATTAAAGGCTATCGAGCCACGCGCTCGTCCAGCGCCACCAAAACCGACACCGCCATCCGTGACATCCCCCAAGCCATCAACGTGGTGCCCGCCAGCGTGCTCAAAGATCTGGGCAGCACCAGCGTCGAACGTGCGCTGGATTTCGCCGGTGGCGTGTCCAAGCAAAACAACTTCGGTGGCCTGACGCTGTACGAATACAGCGTGCGCGGTTTCACCACCTCGGAGTTTTACCAGGACGGCTTCAGCGCCAACCGCGGTTACCCGAGCACACCCGACGCCGCCAACATCGAGCGCATCGAAGTGCTCAAGGGACCTGCCGCCAGCCTGTACGGCCGAGGCGATCCGGGGGGCACGGTGAACATCGTCACCAAGAAACCGCAGCCCGAAGCGTTCACTACCCTGCAAACCAGTGCTGGCAGTTGGGATCGTTATCGCACCGCGCTGGACGTCAACACGCCGCTGGATGATCAGGGTGATGTGCTGTCGCGAATCAACCTCGCAGTCGAGGACAACAACAGCTTTCGCGATCACGTCGACAGCAAACGCGTCTTCGTCGCCCCCTCTTTCAGTTGGCAGTTGAACCCGGACACCAGCCTGCTGGTGGAGAGCGAATTCGTGCGTCATAGCTCGACCTTCGACCGCGGCATCGTTGCGCCAAACAATAAATGGAGCGGCGTCTCGCGCTCGACATTCCTGGGTGAGCCGAACGACGGCAACATCGACAACCACAACAACAGACTGCAAGCCACGCTTGAGCACCACCTCAACGATGCCTGGAAACTGCGCCTGGCCAGCCATTACAAGGAAGGCAAGCTCTGGGGTTTTGCCTCCGAAAACCGCCCGTTGAACGCCGATGGCCACACAGTCAACCGCCGCTATCGCGAACGCGATACCAACTGGCACGACAGCATCACCCAGCTGGAACTGCGCGGTCTGTTCGACGTCGGCACCTGGCAGCACGAACTGCTGATCGGCAGCGAGTACGAGAACTTCCGCAAGAACGAGCGCGTCACCACCATCGCCGGCGGGCCTTACGCCATCGATATCTATAACCCGGTATACGGCCAGCCCAAACCCAACGGCGCACGCTCCGGCACAGATTTCTTCGAACACGTCGAAAGCCATGCGCTGAACCTGCAGGATCAAATCGTCTTCAGCGAAAAACTGCGCGGGATGATCGGGGCGCGATTCGAGCACTTTGAGCAAAACATCGATGACCACAGCCGCAACAGCACCAGCCGCCAGACCCACGATGCGCTCACTCAACGTGCCGGCCTGCTCTATCAACTGACCCCGGACACCGGCCTGTTCGCCAACGCCTCGACCTCATTCAAACCGAACAACGGTCTCGATGCGGCTGGCAAATCCTTCGATCCGGAGGAAGGTGTGGGTTACGAAATCGGCATCAAGAACGAGCTGTTCGACGAACGGTTAAGCAGCACTCTCGCCTTCTTCCATATCGACAAGGAAAACGTCCTCGCCCTCGACCCGGGCACCGACACCAGCCGCGCCATGGGCAAGGCCCGCAGCCGGGGTTTCGATCTGCAAGTCACCGGGCAAGTCACCGACGCCGTCAGGGTGATCGGCGCCTTCGCCTGGATCGACGCCGAAGTCACCAAGGGTGATGCCGCGATCCCCGCCGGTAGCCGCATCCTCGGGGTGGCCAAACGCAGCGGCAGCCTGCTGGGTGTCTATGAGTTTCAGGACGGCCGCTTGCGCGGCTCGGATATCGGCGCGGCGTTCACCTACGTCGGTGACCGCTCAGGTGAGTCCGGAAGCGATTTCGAGCTGCCGGCCTATCACACCGTCGACCTGCTGGCCCATTACAAGGCCAGCGACACCGTCACCGTCGGCCTGAACCTGAACAACCTGTTCGACGAAAAGTATTACGAGCGCTCGTACAGCAACTACTGGGTAAACCCCGGCGAGCCGCGCAATTTCACGGTCAGCCTGACACTCAACCTGTAA